A window of Pirellula sp. SH-Sr6A contains these coding sequences:
- the gcvH gene encoding glycine cleavage system protein GcvH, which yields MTIKPEQLRFCESHEWAGVQGELATVGISAFAVAELTDLVFMAMPKVGQKVAAGEEFGEVESVKAVSPMYSPVSGEVVEVNDALANHLETLNTDPYDAGWIMKVKMSDPSELDRLLSWDAYQKQCGQN from the coding sequence ATGACGATCAAACCAGAGCAACTTCGATTCTGCGAGTCTCACGAGTGGGCAGGGGTCCAAGGCGAGTTAGCGACCGTGGGGATTTCCGCATTCGCAGTCGCCGAGCTGACCGATTTGGTGTTCATGGCGATGCCCAAGGTGGGGCAAAAGGTGGCTGCCGGGGAGGAGTTTGGGGAGGTCGAAAGCGTGAAGGCGGTCAGCCCGATGTACAGCCCGGTTTCAGGTGAAGTTGTCGAGGTGAACGACGCGTTGGCAAATCACTTGGAAACTCTCAACACAGATCCTTACGATGCCGGTTGGATCATGAAGGTAAAGATGTCCGACCCCAGCGAGCTGGACCGGTTGCTCAGTTGGGATGCATATCAGAAACAGTGTGGGCAGAACTAA
- the gcvT gene encoding glycine cleavage system aminomethyltransferase GcvT: MSPQLASTPLHSWHQSHGARMAEFAGYAMPIQYEGIVAEHVATRTAAGLFDISHMGRLRFDGPRADQLLDRLLTRRVMDMQVGQVRYSLMCNEEGGILDDVLVSCLESPSGKVYFLLVVNAGNHAKISQWIKPQLADFPDVEYFDATESTAMIAVQGPLALEICKPLLPQSALTLGYYKAKVTDQMSKPCIVSRTGYTGEDGLELIVRREDAPRVWENILMAGRQHGVKPAGLGARDTLRLEAGMPLYGHELDESIHPFQAGLGFACNLQDREFIGSEALARVKSQSPGAARVGLKLAGKRAARQGATVLDNDARTIGAVTSGSFSPTLDCPIAMAYIHPDLVQPGAELQVDIRGSIVPATIVPLPFYKRTNSK, translated from the coding sequence ATGAGTCCCCAACTCGCATCGACCCCATTGCATTCTTGGCACCAATCTCACGGCGCTCGCATGGCGGAGTTTGCGGGTTATGCTATGCCCATCCAGTACGAGGGAATTGTGGCGGAGCACGTCGCAACACGGACGGCTGCAGGTTTGTTTGACATATCGCACATGGGGCGTCTTCGGTTTGATGGTCCTCGGGCGGATCAACTGCTGGACCGGTTGCTCACCAGGCGGGTGATGGACATGCAGGTGGGGCAAGTCCGTTATTCTTTGATGTGCAACGAAGAAGGTGGGATTCTCGACGACGTTCTCGTGAGTTGTTTGGAGAGCCCGAGTGGGAAGGTTTATTTCCTGTTGGTTGTCAACGCCGGTAACCATGCCAAGATCTCGCAGTGGATCAAGCCCCAGCTGGCCGATTTCCCGGACGTCGAATACTTCGACGCTACCGAGAGCACGGCCATGATTGCTGTGCAGGGCCCATTGGCATTGGAGATTTGCAAGCCGTTGTTACCCCAGAGCGCGTTGACCCTCGGGTATTACAAAGCCAAAGTAACCGATCAGATGAGCAAGCCGTGCATCGTGTCTAGGACAGGTTACACCGGTGAGGACGGCTTGGAGCTGATCGTGCGTCGCGAAGATGCTCCGCGTGTTTGGGAAAACATCTTGATGGCCGGGCGTCAACACGGAGTAAAGCCGGCTGGATTAGGCGCTCGCGATACCCTCCGACTTGAAGCGGGCATGCCACTGTATGGTCACGAACTGGATGAATCCATCCATCCTTTCCAAGCCGGATTGGGATTCGCTTGCAATCTGCAAGACCGCGAGTTTATTGGTAGTGAGGCTCTGGCTCGGGTGAAATCGCAGAGTCCAGGCGCCGCGCGCGTTGGATTGAAGCTGGCTGGAAAAAGGGCTGCCCGCCAGGGAGCCACGGTACTGGATAACGATGCTCGAACCATTGGAGCCGTAACGAGCGGCAGTTTCTCGCCGACCCTCGATTGCCCCATTGCCATGGCGTATATTCACCCCGATCTTGTTCAGCCCGGAGCGGAGTTGCAGGTGGACATTCGAGGTTCGATTGTACCTGCGACCATCGTCCCACTTCCCTTTTACAAACGAACGAATTCAAAATGA
- a CDS encoding serine/threonine-protein kinase: MNLTERPGNEDEQLFEELLQLETEAERTTFLKERCAGSPELREWLESLLEGYLQSDFMETLPSSLGQMMDVPQRLIGKEVGRFEILEGLGSGGMGDVYLACDREDRKQRVAIKVIKPGMDSRQIIRRFELERQILERLDHPHIARFIESGTTVDGYVYFAMEQVPGIPLDAFCDRMRLTIRDRVELAIRICQAVSHAHDKGVIHRDLKPSNILVFQKRGEAIPKVIDFGIAKALTTGQHQSVHLTFASQWVGTSRYASPEQRSWASDVDPRSDVYSLGMILLELLFGFSHERVMIATGSRSKSSSASGITRLAIADAPTHRDVRTQIDDVIAEARRASVRELTTWLRGPLGWITFQALREEREARYESMSALQADLEAWLQGRPVEATRYRDRRFVSAITYSTGVGVLFFGILCAVWVWRKDLGLLNESPRLILNVRRALAFEVKEAFAAIEQGDQTMVANFLGNWKRATDSKHLGFAVNWIDEYHKVSLATPLMQAPGWRSCSTHPSGNLIAMGSQRGYVTLFDGKNGQKVWDFKVSDVEISSLSFSPNGAWLAIGAKDGLIRIWGLESRSVVHVFAKHQNTVSALVWSPDSKWLCSGDRFGAMELWEVLSWRHIGTMNDRGSHDSSVRELTWSPDGKWIAAATKKEGTLVWPAHQWTVSHKVGDGDSTGVCFSPDSRFLGTTNYASKLTIMSMETGEVEYAMTMPTPMSTVQFNSGNALLAGSHGGMVYGLTRANATKTWFIQSSRQLRGQEDRLESCDWNEKRGMFVFFTPSEEKDCLVQILSESSVFGYSNPDSALLPVGVAASQRLVLSQSRDHSRLIWSELESGEVLKDSPFFSSPGAPFAECPTGKKVAVARNAGELRHRIVQLLDCSTMESQKELELLEFEIADLTFSPDGKSLAIGCDGGQLWLWDFDLDRVRRVDLGDVKNRRVQPLFSPDGSRLVAIPFYHERLQIWDSRGKSRLGVVEYPLHCNRGVFHPDGRLFVARQAEVSIVDVEKAREVDRLNWSPNGTLHSTRDNVENLALSPDGSVLALSIGPRIHLWDWETKMRLKVFGVPANGDDVSPTNRWLRFLSDRTLLHVGRYEGFITSIGAGSRVCPPANSTPFHPDLDLSLFKRVGTRAP, encoded by the coding sequence ATGAATCTTACTGAGCGACCAGGAAACGAAGACGAACAGCTGTTCGAAGAATTATTACAACTGGAAACGGAAGCCGAGCGGACAACTTTTTTAAAGGAGCGTTGCGCCGGGAGTCCGGAATTACGGGAGTGGTTGGAATCGCTTTTGGAAGGATATCTACAGAGCGACTTCATGGAAACGCTGCCATCATCACTGGGGCAGATGATGGATGTTCCGCAGCGGCTAATTGGCAAGGAGGTGGGGCGGTTCGAAATTCTGGAGGGTCTGGGTTCGGGGGGGATGGGGGATGTCTATCTGGCGTGTGATCGCGAAGACAGAAAGCAACGGGTCGCCATCAAAGTGATCAAGCCCGGGATGGATAGCAGGCAGATCATCCGTCGATTTGAATTGGAGCGACAGATACTGGAGCGACTCGATCATCCTCACATCGCCCGATTTATTGAATCGGGGACAACTGTCGATGGGTATGTCTATTTCGCCATGGAGCAAGTGCCGGGCATACCTCTCGATGCCTTCTGCGATCGCATGCGTTTGACGATCCGCGATCGAGTAGAGCTGGCGATTCGCATTTGCCAGGCCGTCTCGCACGCGCATGACAAAGGAGTGATTCACCGAGATTTGAAGCCAAGCAATATTCTCGTTTTTCAGAAGCGAGGGGAGGCGATTCCCAAGGTGATCGATTTTGGGATCGCGAAAGCGTTAACAACAGGCCAGCATCAATCGGTTCATTTGACCTTTGCCTCCCAATGGGTTGGGACGTCGCGGTACGCGAGCCCGGAGCAACGGAGTTGGGCGTCGGACGTCGATCCTCGCTCGGATGTTTACTCACTCGGGATGATTCTGTTGGAGTTGTTATTCGGATTCTCGCACGAGCGGGTGATGATCGCGACAGGATCGAGATCCAAATCGAGTTCGGCCAGCGGCATCACTCGGTTAGCGATTGCCGATGCGCCCACTCATCGCGATGTTCGTACGCAGATAGACGACGTCATAGCCGAGGCAAGGCGAGCGAGTGTCCGCGAATTGACGACTTGGCTTCGCGGTCCGTTGGGTTGGATCACATTCCAAGCGCTGCGCGAGGAGCGTGAGGCAAGGTACGAATCGATGTCGGCACTGCAAGCCGACTTGGAGGCATGGTTGCAAGGGCGTCCTGTCGAGGCAACGCGTTATCGCGATCGTCGATTCGTGTCGGCTATCACCTATTCTACGGGGGTTGGGGTGCTATTTTTCGGGATTCTTTGTGCGGTTTGGGTATGGCGCAAGGACCTTGGGTTGTTGAATGAGTCACCAAGGTTGATTTTGAATGTGAGGAGGGCGTTGGCATTCGAGGTCAAAGAAGCCTTCGCAGCCATCGAGCAAGGAGATCAAACGATGGTGGCGAACTTCTTAGGAAACTGGAAGCGGGCGACCGACAGCAAGCATTTAGGGTTCGCCGTAAACTGGATCGATGAGTATCACAAGGTTAGTCTTGCAACCCCACTCATGCAGGCGCCCGGCTGGCGTTCGTGCTCGACCCATCCATCGGGTAACTTGATTGCCATGGGTTCTCAACGCGGATACGTGACGCTATTCGACGGTAAGAATGGCCAAAAAGTTTGGGATTTCAAGGTGTCGGATGTCGAGATCTCATCGCTCTCTTTCTCACCCAATGGTGCGTGGTTAGCAATTGGCGCGAAGGATGGTCTCATCCGGATTTGGGGATTGGAATCCCGTTCCGTAGTGCACGTTTTTGCAAAGCATCAGAATACGGTTAGCGCGCTGGTGTGGTCACCGGATAGCAAATGGTTGTGCTCAGGGGACCGCTTTGGCGCGATGGAATTGTGGGAAGTTTTGAGTTGGCGGCATATTGGAACCATGAATGATCGAGGAAGTCACGATTCGTCCGTGCGAGAATTGACTTGGTCTCCCGATGGAAAATGGATCGCAGCCGCCACAAAAAAAGAGGGGACATTGGTTTGGCCTGCGCATCAATGGACGGTGTCCCATAAGGTTGGAGACGGGGATTCCACGGGTGTATGTTTTTCGCCTGACAGTCGATTTTTAGGGACGACGAACTATGCCTCAAAACTCACCATCATGTCGATGGAAACCGGCGAAGTGGAATATGCGATGACCATGCCAACGCCCATGTCGACGGTGCAATTCAATTCTGGGAATGCACTTCTAGCGGGTTCGCATGGCGGGATGGTTTATGGGTTGACCCGAGCTAACGCAACCAAAACTTGGTTTATTCAGAGCAGTCGGCAACTACGTGGGCAGGAAGATCGTCTAGAGAGTTGTGATTGGAATGAAAAACGAGGAATGTTTGTCTTTTTCACTCCCTCTGAAGAAAAGGATTGTCTGGTGCAAATCCTTTCAGAGAGTTCGGTCTTTGGCTACAGCAATCCGGACAGTGCCCTTCTCCCAGTGGGTGTCGCTGCGAGCCAACGACTGGTGCTTTCGCAGTCTCGGGATCACAGCAGATTGATCTGGAGCGAATTAGAAAGTGGGGAGGTTCTGAAGGATTCCCCTTTCTTCTCTAGCCCGGGCGCACCCTTTGCGGAATGCCCGACAGGAAAGAAGGTTGCAGTCGCGCGAAACGCGGGGGAATTGCGACACCGAATCGTCCAGCTCTTGGACTGTTCGACGATGGAAAGCCAAAAGGAGTTGGAGTTGCTCGAATTCGAAATTGCGGACCTAACGTTTTCTCCGGATGGAAAATCGTTGGCGATCGGTTGCGACGGAGGTCAATTATGGCTTTGGGATTTTGACCTGGATCGTGTTCGACGAGTCGATTTGGGAGATGTCAAAAACCGTCGCGTCCAGCCTCTTTTCAGTCCGGACGGAAGCCGGCTCGTTGCTATTCCGTTCTACCACGAACGCTTGCAGATTTGGGACTCGCGTGGAAAGAGTCGATTGGGGGTAGTCGAGTACCCGCTTCATTGCAATAGGGGTGTCTTTCATCCCGATGGTAGATTGTTCGTTGCGAGACAGGCCGAGGTATCCATTGTCGATGTGGAGAAAGCTAGGGAAGTGGATCGTCTGAACTGGTCGCCAAATGGTACCCTTCACTCGACCAGGGACAATGTCGAGAATTTGGCGCTGAGTCCGGACGGTTCCGTGTTGGCGTTGAGCATTGGTCCTCGAATCCATTTGTGGGATTGGGAAACAAAGATGAGACTTAAGGTCTTTGGGGTTCCTGCCAATGGCGATGATGTTTCGCCGACGAATCGCTGGCTGAGATTTTTAAGCGATCGGACGCTGTTGCACGTAGGCAGGTACGAGGGATTTATCACATCGATAGGGGCTGGTTCTCGCGTTTGTCCCCCGGCGAATTCAACGCCATTCCACCCGGATCTGGATTTATCCTTATTCAAGCGGGTGGGGACGCGGGCTCCGTAG
- a CDS encoding response regulator — protein MMKLLLVEDSPTDALLTREAIDLDRFHLTHVERLGRALAVIAERPIDVILLDLGLPDSQGLETLQRLQQEAPSIPVVVLSAKADERLALEAVSHGAQEYLVKNQMDAEILDRALRYSVERKRTSDSLRQSEARLTEAVRIARLGYWTRDLKTGRLEWSDLLHEMFGVDPATFQNTFSSYLKCLHPEDRDRVRDTILKAIGKSEPFDHMYRIILPDGIRFIHETGRVYTEKSGIPVRISGTARDVTDQVKADEALRASEARFRTMADAAPVIIWVSDKFLARTYVNRQWFLLTGQMEDTALGYGWIESVHPEDRRASEEVYREACELHKPFRLEYRLRIAGGSYAWCLDTGTPQFDHENNFVGYVGSVIDITERRGAEAALRESERFARSALDALSSQVVILDENGVILATNKSWREFAEQNGGDPAKVGVGTNYLWTCQASKSNPPEAANTINRAIREIIAGLRTEFSLEYECHSPTEQRWFVCRLSRFSGPGAVRVVVAHENVTSIRRAEMMQQAKEEAERTSQAKSEFLATMSHELRTPLNGILGMNELLQTTQLTPQQREYVDASTSSGQTLLSLINDILDISKIEAGKIELDWNPCHLDQLIRDTMGVFSIEAKRKGIELACKLAPELRHAVRCDETRFRQVLLNLIGNAFKFTSHGSITVEAECTQMQSASMTIRLSVTDTGIGISDNRIAHIFSPFTQADQSTTRRYGGTGLGLSISQRLTELMGGQIGVSSRLGVGSTFWVQIPFDIVDENRLVSTATREGFDRRAKASLPDEIVPVDARENEHSLHILVAEDNKINQLYVKELLRLSGFTCDVVESGDEALLAIEKRRYDLVLMDCQMPEMDGFSATREIRRREQAGELSGRLPIVALTANAVKGDREKCLDAGMDDYLRKPIEAYELTRVLEKHLLKKN, from the coding sequence ATGATGAAATTACTTCTAGTTGAAGATAGCCCAACAGACGCTTTGCTGACGCGAGAAGCGATCGATTTGGATCGATTCCATTTGACTCACGTCGAACGGTTAGGGCGTGCGCTCGCGGTGATTGCGGAGAGGCCCATTGATGTCATCCTTTTGGACCTTGGATTGCCCGATTCACAGGGGCTTGAGACGCTTCAGCGGCTTCAACAGGAAGCCCCTTCTATACCTGTGGTGGTTCTTTCGGCGAAGGCGGACGAACGGCTTGCATTGGAAGCTGTTTCGCATGGCGCTCAGGAATATCTCGTTAAGAATCAGATGGATGCAGAGATCCTCGATCGCGCCCTTCGTTATTCGGTAGAGCGGAAGAGGACCTCGGACTCGCTTCGTCAAAGCGAAGCTCGGCTCACCGAGGCGGTGCGTATTGCCCGTCTGGGGTACTGGACTCGAGATTTGAAAACCGGACGACTTGAGTGGTCGGACTTGCTGCACGAAATGTTTGGGGTGGATCCAGCAACTTTTCAAAACACCTTCTCCTCCTATTTGAAGTGCCTTCATCCGGAGGATCGAGATCGAGTGCGGGATACGATCCTGAAAGCTATAGGAAAGTCAGAACCTTTCGATCACATGTATCGAATTATTCTGCCAGACGGTATTCGGTTCATTCACGAAACAGGTCGAGTCTATACCGAGAAAAGTGGGATTCCTGTTCGCATATCGGGTACCGCTAGGGATGTAACCGACCAGGTGAAAGCCGACGAAGCATTACGAGCCAGTGAAGCCCGATTCCGAACGATGGCGGATGCTGCGCCTGTCATTATATGGGTTAGCGATAAATTTCTCGCTCGTACGTATGTGAACCGGCAATGGTTCCTTCTCACCGGTCAGATGGAGGATACGGCACTCGGTTACGGTTGGATCGAATCGGTCCATCCAGAGGATCGACGTGCGTCCGAGGAAGTGTACAGGGAAGCCTGTGAACTCCACAAACCGTTTCGGCTGGAATATCGTCTTCGCATCGCAGGTGGATCGTACGCGTGGTGTTTGGATACAGGCACGCCGCAATTCGATCATGAGAACAATTTTGTAGGCTACGTGGGATCGGTTATCGATATCACGGAACGGCGAGGGGCTGAAGCGGCATTGCGTGAGAGCGAGCGTTTCGCACGCTCGGCGCTCGATGCCCTTTCTTCGCAGGTTGTCATACTCGATGAAAATGGGGTGATCCTAGCAACCAACAAATCGTGGAGAGAATTCGCAGAGCAAAATGGTGGCGATCCTGCAAAAGTTGGGGTTGGGACGAATTATCTCTGGACTTGCCAAGCCAGTAAATCGAATCCCCCGGAAGCAGCGAATACGATCAACCGCGCGATCCGAGAAATCATTGCTGGGTTGAGGACGGAATTCTCATTGGAATACGAGTGCCACTCCCCCACGGAACAGAGATGGTTCGTGTGCCGACTATCCAGATTTAGCGGTCCAGGGGCAGTCAGAGTGGTCGTCGCGCATGAGAACGTCACGAGTATTCGTCGCGCCGAAATGATGCAGCAAGCGAAGGAGGAAGCGGAGCGAACCAGTCAAGCCAAAAGTGAATTCCTGGCAACCATGAGTCATGAGCTTCGGACACCGCTCAATGGAATTCTGGGGATGAATGAACTGCTGCAGACAACCCAGCTCACTCCGCAACAGCGGGAATATGTAGATGCCAGCACAAGCAGTGGTCAAACGCTATTGAGCCTTATCAATGACATCCTCGATATTTCAAAAATCGAAGCTGGAAAAATCGAACTGGATTGGAATCCATGTCATTTAGACCAGCTTATTCGCGACACGATGGGCGTCTTTTCGATCGAAGCCAAGAGGAAGGGCATCGAGTTGGCGTGCAAGCTCGCGCCCGAGTTACGCCATGCGGTACGATGCGACGAGACACGTTTTCGGCAGGTGCTCCTCAATCTGATCGGAAATGCGTTCAAGTTCACGAGCCACGGGAGTATCACAGTGGAAGCCGAATGTACGCAAATGCAATCGGCTAGTATGACGATAAGGCTGTCGGTGACCGACACGGGGATTGGCATCTCGGACAATCGAATCGCCCATATTTTTTCACCGTTCACCCAGGCCGACCAGTCGACAACCCGCAGGTATGGCGGAACGGGACTGGGGCTCTCCATTTCTCAGCGTCTTACCGAATTGATGGGTGGGCAAATCGGTGTGTCGAGCCGTTTAGGTGTAGGCTCCACTTTCTGGGTACAGATACCGTTTGACATCGTCGATGAAAACCGACTGGTCTCCACAGCTACTCGAGAAGGCTTTGATCGAAGGGCCAAGGCGAGCTTGCCGGACGAGATCGTACCCGTCGATGCGCGCGAGAATGAGCATTCGCTTCATATTCTGGTGGCGGAGGACAATAAGATTAATCAGTTGTATGTGAAGGAGCTTTTGAGGCTGTCTGGTTTCACATGCGACGTGGTGGAGAGCGGAGACGAGGCATTGTTGGCGATCGAGAAGCGACGATATGACCTCGTATTGATGGACTGCCAAATGCCTGAGATGGATGGATTTTCGGCAACCAGGGAGATTCGTCGCCGGGAACAGGCAGGAGAGCTTTCCGGAAGACTTCCGATCGTAGCACTTACTGCGAACGCAGTTAAAGGCGATCGCGAGAAGTGTTTGGATGCTGGGATGGATGACTATCTTCGCAAGCCGATCGAAGCGTATGAGTTGACGAGGGTTCTCGAGAAGCATCTCTTGAAAAAGAACTAA
- a CDS encoding response regulator has product MSFEDDRRAVEILLVEDSPSDALLTREAFGMTSIQNRLHLAMDGVEAMAFLRKQGVYNTSPTPDLILLDLNLPRKGGHEVLSEIKGDSGLCSIPVVVLTTSQRRADVSRAYELHANCYVVKPVDFLAFVDVIRSIQTFWFTVALIPELGK; this is encoded by the coding sequence ATGTCATTTGAAGACGATAGGCGAGCGGTAGAAATTCTTCTCGTCGAAGATAGTCCAAGCGATGCGTTATTAACGCGCGAGGCATTTGGCATGACCTCCATTCAGAACCGGCTTCATTTAGCAATGGATGGTGTCGAAGCCATGGCGTTTTTGAGGAAGCAAGGGGTATACAACACCTCCCCTACTCCCGATTTGATTCTTTTGGATCTTAATTTGCCCCGCAAGGGTGGCCATGAAGTGCTATCTGAAATCAAGGGTGATTCGGGCCTCTGCTCGATTCCTGTGGTAGTATTGACGACATCTCAGCGTCGAGCGGATGTTTCCCGAGCCTACGAACTTCATGCTAATTGTTATGTGGTCAAGCCGGTCGACTTTTTAGCCTTCGTGGACGTAATTCGTTCCATTCAAACTTTTTGGTTTACCGTCGCCTTAATACCTGAGCTTGGGAAGTAG
- a CDS encoding PAS domain S-box protein, translated as MTKQLRVLIVEDSADDTELLLLELRRARLELSSLRVESALAMSNVLELEPWDVVLIDHSLPGFDAPSALRLVQEKNPDLPVIVVSGTIDEGFAVEMMRAGAADYVIKSNLVRLPAAIEREVRDAGNRRARRIAEEAVRANEEQLRAVFENVTVGIAVTTTTGKFVRCNSAYCRMLGFTEQELMQIDFVSLTHPDDRVHNHQLLSDLLNKKFSHFVLEKRYFHKSGAIVWVRVGVSVLRHGDGTSTHLIGVAEDITRQKAAEQELTQSRDYLRMASRVSHVGAWSVEIPERKLTWSEEVFGIFEYAGGSPPDLGEAIAFYKWESREVALSAFERCARDGTPFDLELEILTAKGNRRWVRSIGESVRSDDGRVIRVQGAHQDVTESKRARERERQLQARLAETLESISDAFYTLDIRWCFTFLNNEAENLLQKTRGSLLGANVWSEFPSMIGSSFETKFRRAVQARVAVEFEEFYAPLQAWFSVKAYPTPEGLAVYFQDCTDRKRAEEAVRESAERFQLLARATNDAIWDWNIATNELWWNDGYENLFGHLRSEVSSSIESLTDWVHPEDREAVVSSLFESITSGSEHWTSEFRYRCKNGSYSFVRTRGLLLRDVSGKAIRAIGGMTDLTSLKLIQEDLARSNDDLQQFAYVASHDLQEPLRAVAGCTQLLHKLYGNKLDERARELMTHTVDGVGRMQLLIRDLLAYSGVDKRTSHPQRIPLANAVQTALENLRLSIEETHAIVQLDSLPTVVADESQMSLLFQNLIGNAIKFSGGKQPHIRIKASKLIAEWQVSVADNGIGIDPEYFSRVFVLFQRLHTRLEYPGTGIGLAVCKKIVDRHGGRIWIESSPGTGSVFCFTLPDSEGGHYVI; from the coding sequence ATGACAAAACAGCTCCGCGTGCTCATTGTGGAGGATTCGGCAGACGATACGGAATTGCTCCTTCTAGAGCTCCGCCGCGCTCGGTTGGAGCTGTCGAGTTTGCGAGTGGAATCCGCACTAGCAATGTCGAATGTTCTCGAATTAGAGCCTTGGGATGTCGTATTGATCGACCATTCTCTGCCCGGATTTGACGCTCCCTCTGCCCTGCGATTGGTTCAGGAAAAGAATCCGGACCTTCCTGTGATCGTAGTTTCAGGAACGATCGACGAGGGTTTTGCCGTAGAAATGATGCGGGCCGGCGCTGCTGACTACGTAATCAAATCGAACTTGGTGCGTCTACCGGCTGCGATCGAGCGCGAAGTGCGTGATGCCGGCAATCGGCGAGCACGCAGGATTGCGGAGGAGGCGGTGCGTGCAAACGAAGAACAGCTTCGCGCCGTTTTTGAGAATGTCACCGTAGGCATCGCTGTCACGACGACAACGGGAAAGTTTGTGCGTTGTAATAGTGCCTATTGTCGAATGCTTGGCTTCACGGAACAGGAGCTCATGCAAATCGATTTTGTCTCTCTGACACACCCCGATGACAGGGTTCACAATCATCAACTTTTATCCGACTTGCTAAACAAGAAGTTTTCTCATTTCGTCTTGGAAAAAAGGTACTTCCACAAGAGTGGCGCCATCGTTTGGGTGCGAGTGGGTGTTTCGGTGTTGCGCCATGGGGACGGTACCAGCACCCATCTTATTGGAGTGGCAGAGGACATAACGCGTCAAAAGGCTGCGGAGCAAGAGTTAACGCAAAGTCGAGACTATTTGAGGATGGCATCGCGAGTCAGCCATGTGGGAGCTTGGTCCGTCGAGATTCCCGAAAGAAAGTTAACTTGGTCGGAGGAGGTTTTTGGGATCTTCGAGTATGCCGGGGGATCGCCCCCAGACTTGGGAGAGGCCATTGCATTTTACAAATGGGAATCGCGAGAGGTCGCCCTTTCAGCATTCGAGCGATGTGCAAGGGACGGAACCCCGTTTGATTTGGAGTTAGAAATTCTGACCGCGAAAGGGAATCGACGATGGGTACGGTCGATTGGCGAATCAGTCAGGAGCGATGATGGAAGGGTTATCCGTGTGCAAGGCGCACATCAAGATGTAACCGAATCCAAGCGTGCAAGGGAGCGAGAACGACAGCTTCAAGCCAGGTTGGCGGAGACATTGGAGAGTATCAGTGATGCCTTCTACACACTGGATATCCGTTGGTGTTTTACTTTTTTGAACAATGAGGCGGAGAATCTATTGCAGAAGACCCGAGGATCATTGTTGGGTGCGAATGTATGGTCGGAGTTCCCCTCCATGATTGGCTCCAGTTTTGAAACGAAGTTTCGGCGGGCAGTTCAGGCCAGGGTGGCGGTCGAGTTTGAAGAGTTCTATGCCCCCTTACAAGCTTGGTTCTCCGTCAAAGCATATCCAACGCCAGAGGGATTAGCGGTTTATTTCCAGGATTGCACGGACCGAAAGCGTGCCGAGGAAGCCGTGCGAGAGAGTGCAGAGCGATTTCAGTTGCTAGCTCGCGCTACGAATGACGCAATCTGGGATTGGAACATCGCCACGAACGAGCTTTGGTGGAACGATGGCTACGAGAATCTTTTCGGTCATTTGCGATCAGAAGTGTCGTCTTCCATCGAGTCTCTGACCGACTGGGTTCACCCAGAAGATCGGGAGGCGGTCGTGTCGAGCCTCTTTGAGTCGATAACCAGTGGGAGTGAACATTGGACGTCCGAATTTCGATATCGTTGCAAAAATGGAAGCTACTCTTTTGTGAGAACTCGCGGGCTTCTTCTCCGAGACGTCTCAGGAAAGGCGATCCGCGCGATTGGGGGTATGACTGACTTGACCAGCTTAAAGCTTATCCAAGAAGATTTAGCTAGGAGCAATGACGATTTGCAGCAATTTGCATATGTGGCCTCCCACGATCTTCAAGAGCCTTTGCGAGCCGTCGCAGGTTGCACTCAATTGCTTCATAAACTCTATGGAAACAAACTCGACGAGCGAGCTCGCGAGCTCATGACACATACTGTGGACGGTGTTGGCAGAATGCAGTTGTTGATCCGAGATTTGTTGGCGTATTCGGGTGTGGATAAGCGTACGAGCCACCCGCAACGCATTCCGCTTGCGAATGCGGTTCAAACTGCATTGGAAAACCTTCGTCTATCGATCGAGGAAACCCATGCGATCGTACAACTCGATTCACTTCCAACCGTGGTGGCGGACGAAAGTCAAATGTCATTGTTATTCCAGAACTTGATTGGGAATGCCATTAAATTTTCTGGGGGCAAACAGCCTCATATTCGTATTAAGGCATCGAAGCTTATCGCCGAATGGCAGGTATCGGTGGCCGACAACGGTATAGGGATCGATCCAGAATATTTTTCGAGGGTCTTTGTCCTGTTCCAACGATTGCACACGCGGTTGGAGTATCCGGGGACAGGGATAGGCCTGGCCGTCTGCAAGAAGATTGTGGATCGGCATGGCGGCCGTATATGGATTGAGTCATCACCTGGGACGGGATCCGTTTTTTGCTTTACGTTACCGGACTCGGAGGGAGGACATTATGTCATTTGA